The following proteins come from a genomic window of Coffea arabica cultivar ET-39 chromosome 11c, Coffea Arabica ET-39 HiFi, whole genome shotgun sequence:
- the LOC113716592 gene encoding uncharacterized protein isoform X2 has translation MENEDISGGESDWVEVQSPFVTTKAHPNEDDENSVDQLIEEQQQSHIEEQQQLHPSSSPASLSSDGNHQSEVEEAKVENKDGNWIKRGLGFFSSGIEKIVSRMRNCADRRASMWLFASATTGVGAMLLAVVLYRRAKRWRGQALPAESKQHLRLLIREKDQVHSRPLSLSIQQLFMFSVYLFRSLLMHVCTSENSTD, from the exons ATGGAAAATGAAGATATATCTGGAGGAGAAAGTGATTGGGTTGAAGTACAATCACCATTCGTCACAACGAAAGCTCATCCGAATGAGGATGACGAAAATTCGGTG GACCAGCTGATTGAGGAACAACAGCAGTCACATATTGAGGAACAACAGCAGTTACATCCCTCGTCTTCCCCTGCCTCGTTGTCATCTGATGGCAATCACCAGAGTGAGGTTGAAGAAGCTAAGGTTGAAAACAAAGACGGAAACTGGATAAAAAGGGGTTTGGGATTTTTCAGTTCTGGGATTGAGAAAATTGTTTCGAGAATGAGGAATTGTGCTGATCGTAGAGCTAGCATGTGGTTATTTGCTTCAGCAACAACTGGAGTGGGAGCAATGCTGTTGGCGGTGGTGTTGTATAGGAGAGCAAAGAGGTGGCGCGGGCAAGCGCTACCTGCAGAGAGCAAACAGCATCTCAGACTTCTCATCAGAGAAAAAGACCAGGTGCACTCTAGACCTTTATCACTCTCAATTCAGCAGCTGTTCATGTTTAGCGTTTATCTATTCCGGTCTCTTCTGATGCATGTATGCACTTCAGAAAATTCAACAGACTGA
- the LOC113716592 gene encoding uncharacterized protein isoform X3 — protein sequence MENEDISGGESDWVEVQSPFVTTKAHPNEDDENSVLIEEQQQSHIEEQQQLHPSSSPASLSSDGNHQSEVEEAKVENKDGNWIKRGLGFFSSGIEKIVSRMRNCADRRASMWLFASATTGVGAMLLAVVLYRRAKRWRGQALPAESKQHLRLLIREKDQVHSRPLSLSIQQLFMFSVYLFRSLLMHVCTSENSTD from the exons ATGGAAAATGAAGATATATCTGGAGGAGAAAGTGATTGGGTTGAAGTACAATCACCATTCGTCACAACGAAAGCTCATCCGAATGAGGATGACGAAAATTCGGTG CTGATTGAGGAACAACAGCAGTCACATATTGAGGAACAACAGCAGTTACATCCCTCGTCTTCCCCTGCCTCGTTGTCATCTGATGGCAATCACCAGAGTGAGGTTGAAGAAGCTAAGGTTGAAAACAAAGACGGAAACTGGATAAAAAGGGGTTTGGGATTTTTCAGTTCTGGGATTGAGAAAATTGTTTCGAGAATGAGGAATTGTGCTGATCGTAGAGCTAGCATGTGGTTATTTGCTTCAGCAACAACTGGAGTGGGAGCAATGCTGTTGGCGGTGGTGTTGTATAGGAGAGCAAAGAGGTGGCGCGGGCAAGCGCTACCTGCAGAGAGCAAACAGCATCTCAGACTTCTCATCAGAGAAAAAGACCAGGTGCACTCTAGACCTTTATCACTCTCAATTCAGCAGCTGTTCATGTTTAGCGTTTATCTATTCCGGTCTCTTCTGATGCATGTATGCACTTCAGAAAATTCAACAGACTGA
- the LOC113716592 gene encoding uncharacterized protein isoform X1, which yields MENEDISGGESDWVEVQSPFVTTKAHPNEDDENSVVIKDSFFTTDRAIFPPSNQENLPVVSLTKDQLIEEQQQSHIEEQQQLHPSSSPASLSSDGNHQSEVEEAKVENKDGNWIKRGLGFFSSGIEKIVSRMRNCADRRASMWLFASATTGVGAMLLAVVLYRRAKRWRGQALPAESKQHLRLLIREKDQKINQLLHQVIQLNDMLLARRRVPVVQVA from the exons ATGGAAAATGAAGATATATCTGGAGGAGAAAGTGATTGGGTTGAAGTACAATCACCATTCGTCACAACGAAAGCTCATCCGAATGAGGATGACGAAAATTCGGTGGTAATCAAAGACAGCTTCTTTACTACTGACCGTGCAATTTTTCCACCAAGTAATCAGGAAAACTTACCAGTTGTTTCTTTAACCAAGGACCAGCTGATTGAGGAACAACAGCAGTCACATATTGAGGAACAACAGCAGTTACATCCCTCGTCTTCCCCTGCCTCGTTGTCATCTGATGGCAATCACCAGAGTGAGGTTGAAGAAGCTAAGGTTGAAAACAAAGACGGAAACTGGATAAAAAGGGGTTTGGGATTTTTCAGTTCTGGGATTGAGAAAATTGTTTCGAGAATGAGGAATTGTGCTGATCGTAGAGCTAGCATGTGGTTATTTGCTTCAGCAACAACTGGAGTGGGAGCAATGCTGTTGGCGGTGGTGTTGTATAGGAGAGCAAAGAGGTGGCGCGGGCAAGCGCTACCTGCAGAGAGCAAACAGCATCTCAGACTTCTCATCAGAGAAAAAGACCAG AAAATCAATCAACTTTTGCATCAAGTAATCCAGTTGAATGATATGTTATTGGCTCGTAGGAGAGTTCCAGTTGTTCAAGTTGCTTGA